Genomic window (Macaca thibetana thibetana isolate TM-01 chromosome 6, ASM2454274v1, whole genome shotgun sequence):
tttttttaattctgtgaagaaagtcaatggttgCTTGATGGGTatagcattgagtctataaattactttggggagtatggccattttcacgatattgatttttcctatccatgagcatggaatgtttttccatttgtgtgtgtcctctcttatttccttgagcagtggtttgtagttctccttgaagcagtccttcacatcccttgtaagttgtattcctaggtattttattttctttgtagcatttgtgaaggggagttcattcatgatttggctctctgtttgtctattattgcttataggaatgcttgtgatttttgcacactgattttgtatcctgagactttgctgaagttgcttagcaGCTTAAGGAGAtgtggggctgagatgatggggttttctaaatatacaatcatgtcatctgcaaacagagaaaatttgactttatctcttcctatttgaataccctttatttctttctctttcctgattgccctggccagaacttccaacactatgttgaataggactggtaagagagggcatccttgtcttatgctggtttccaaagggaatgcttccagctttttcccattcagtatgatattgactgtgggtttgtcataaatggctcttattatttgagatactttccatcactacccagtttattgagaatttttagcatgaaggagtgttgaattttatcagaggccttttctgcatctattgaggtaatcatgtgttttttgtaaTGGTTTCTGTTTATgcgatgaattacatttattgatttgtgtatgttgaaccagtcttgcataccagggatgaagctgacttgatggtggtggacaagatttttgatgtgctataAAGCAGCATTTCTTTGCCACCTGGGCAGATCATCTGCTTGATCAAGTACTTAGTTTCAGAAACCACCAAAGGgagtggagagaaaggaagggatcccctatccccacccccagccatctAGATTAAGAAAAGCCAGTTGAGTGGACAGTAGCACAGCCCAGTCACCTTATGGACAAATTTCCTAGGGAAGAACCTGTCCCATCTATTCTACTTATCACTCTCCTTTGAGGTCCCAGCCACAGGTGAGTTTCTGCAAAATGTCATCAGTATCAGAAAATGCTAGCGCCAAAGAAAACCTAAAGAATAGGtaccttttcctttgtcttaagATGTGTcccaatatatttttctgtactaTCCAATTTGTTCCTCAGAAAAATCTTGTGGAAAATCTATAGTAAGAACAGTGTTCCTCATTTCACAGTGAGGAAGCTGGAGATCAGCTGATGGTGAAGGGACAGTTCCCTACTGGGACTGAACCAGAGCTAGACTTCTGACCTGCAGGGTCTTAGCCCAGCAAGCCACACTTTAGCTATCCCTGACAGCCCCAACTAGACCAACAGCATGTCCCACCCACTTCAATGCTTCCATGGCACATATCCCAGTGTTAGGAGCATGTTATTTATGTGATTATTTGTTTAGCGTGTCACCCTAGAACATAGGGATTCTAACATCAGAAACTCAGTCTTAAAATCCTTATGATTCTAATGTCAGAAATCCTATCTTTAGGAACAGCAGGGAAGCAAATGGTCAGGATCTAGTGACCTTTAGTTACAAAGAAGTAGGTGAAAGTGTGGGCTGAGGCTACTTTCAGTGTCTACCCTGCGTGGTTGGGGGAGAAGTGAACAGGCCAACATGCTGCATGTTTCTCCTAAACATAGTTCCTCCTGTGTCTGTTTTCACACCCTAGCCTGCTGCTGGAAATGGCCCTCTCAGTGGACTCATCGTGGCATCGGTGGCAGTGGAGAGTCAGAGATGGCTTCCCCGATTGTCCATCAGAAACCACACCGCTGCTCTCTCCGGAGAAAGGGAGACAGAGCTACAACTTGACACAGCAGCGGATCGTGTTCCCCAACAACAGTATATTCCATCAAGATTGGGAAGAGGTCTCCAGGAGATATCCCGGCAACAGAACCTGCACGACCAAATACACCCTCTTCACCTTCCTGCCCCGGAACCTCTTTGAGCAATTTCATAGGTACAGATCCACTTATCTGAACAATACTCTTTTTAGAgaaagagtctcattctgttcccaaggctggagtgcagtggcacaatctcggctcactgcaacctccacctcctgggttcaagtgaatctcccacctcagcctcccaaatagctgggaccacaggtgagcaccaccatgcccggcaaatttttgtacttttatgtagatacggggttttgccacgttgcccaagctggtctgtaactcctgggctccgGGGATTTgcttgcttcaacctcccaaagtgctggaattacaggagtaagccaccacacccggccaacaatacatattttaaacaagTATTTACCACTTAGATAAACTCAGAGATACTACCCTCTGGGGGCCACCTTACCTTTAATATCCAAATACATTTATCTTAAGAAGTTTTTGTGGTTCAttctttaattcaacaaatatttgtcaggTTCTACTCTGTCTCAAGCCGTGAGCTGGGAGCTAGAGATACATAAAAAAatagagaggcagagagaaactGTCCTTATTGAATATATTGTCTAGTAAAAGAGACAGTCATtagttttttaattatataaattgatGTAAAGTTGTAAGTAGAATAGATACTTCCAAGGAGAGGTATATGGTGCTACTATAGTGAATAATAAGGAAATCTTGGCCTAGTTAAGGAAGTCGGGGAATTGAAGTGTAACATGAAAGAGAGACAGCATTACCTGAGTGAAAAGGGACAGACAGAAGTCAGCAGAAGACCTGCGGACAGACCTGCACATGCCAAGGCACTGTGGCAAGAGAGAGCAAGATACACGTGGAAAACTTGAAGACATCAGCAACTCTTTTGAGATAATGTATGaggtcattttaaattaaaagttatgTGCTTATATATCATCCTcaatattgtaattattattataaatgaccATTTACTGAGCAACTGCTATGCTCCAGAGCCCTCTACTGTGTATTACTATGCTCCAGAGCCCTCTACTGTGTATCATGCAAAAATTATATATCATGTAATATTTATAGGACCCCTTTAAAGTCGATAATACTATCCCCATTTTGTGCAAGAGGAAATAAGCTCGAAaaaatcacacaactagtaaataacaggaacagaatttaaaactagatggttttccattcctgagaatAATCATCTCCAGTCTCATCCATAAGAATGACAAAACGAACTTTGGGAACTTAGGGGGAAagggtgaggaggggagaggaataaaagactacaaattaggtgcagtgtatactgctcgggtgatgggtgcaccaaaatctcacaaatcaccactaaagaacttattcatgtaaccaaacaccaccccAATAATCTATGGAAATAATAAGTAAATCTAGATGGGTTTGGCTTCAAAGCCATTACCATAATGTTGGAGGTGACACTGAAGGAGAATGTTTAGTTGATCAAGGCCAAACAGTAGGGAAGAAATGGGGGAGAAAGtacatttttcttctccataGTGTTTACTCACACTTCGCTTGCCCCTCCAGATGGGCTAACCTCTATTTCCTGTTCCTGGTGATTTTGAACTGGATGCCTTCCATGGAAGTCTTCCACAGAGAAATCACCATGTTACCACTGGCCATTGTCCTGTTCGTCATCATGATCAAAGATGGCATGGAGGACTTCAAGAGACACCGCTTTGATAAAGCAATAAACTGCTCCAACATTAGAATTTATGAAAGGTAAGAGAAACCATCCCTGTGTTCTTTCTTGCAAATGGGTTATGCAAACTCATCAGCATAGCCTCAGGATGAgtctcttttcttccattttatttttctaaattatttaactCACTGATTCTCAAGTGGGGGTGATTTAGACCCCTAGTGAGTATTTAGTAATGTCTGAAGACACTTTTGGTTGTCATACTGGGAGTGGGGGGTactactgacatctagtgggtaAAATCCGGGGGTGCTGCTAAATATCTTATGATACAAAGGACAGCCCTGGGGAAGAATTATTATCGtatcaaaatgtcaatagtgctgaggctgagaaaacTTGTTTAATTTGTATAAGCACTTATATTATTAAGCACACAGATGCAGTATTATTAAAGGTGAGTTGGAAGCTTAAGAATTAAACTCTAGGATGGCTGGATTATCTTGGGAGACTAAGTTCAGGAGAAACTCTTTGGAGGATGTCAAGCAGTGTCTCCCAAACCAAGAAAATGTCTGCCATTTTAAAGCCTCAGTTGCTTGGGTTGAAATTCTTGCTTTTAGAACCTGGTAGGTTTTAGGACCCAGAGTTGGTACACCTGTTCTTGGCTGCCCAGGGTGGAAAAGGAAGACACCTGTGGATGACGTCTACATTCCAACAGGTGGAGTCTCAAACAAGTAGAAGGAAGTGGCTTGGTGGATACACACCTGTTCTCTGCAGGCTCTTTCCTCCTCATGTTTCTCCCCTGGGGTTCGCAGCCTGGCTTTTCGTTTTTAGTATCCttctgaaagaagagagaaaaattttcaGAGAAGGCAagcaaaagatgaaaattaaattatgaaaattaaaaagacaacattgagcagagatgaaaaaggaagggaggaaaaggtggaaaagaaaagaggacaagAAACGAGTGGTGGTCTCTAACCTGCCCTTCGAAGGATGGTCTCACAAAGAGAACCCCAACAGACATCATCGTGGGAATCAAATCAAGACCAGCAAGTACACCGTGTTGTCCTTCGTCCCCAAGAACATTTTTGAGCAGCTACACCGGTTTGCCAATCTCTATTTTGTGGGCATTGCGATTCTGAATTTTTTCCCTGTGGTCAACGCTTTCCAGCCTGAGGTTAACCTGATACCAGTCTGTGTGATCCTGGCAGTCACTGCCATCAAGGACGCTTGGGAAGACCTCCGGAGGTACAAATCAGATAAAGTCATCAATAACCGAGAGTGCCTCATCTACAGCAGGTAAAGCAAAAAACTCCGGGGAAGTCTTGGGCCCAGCCTGATCTTTCTGTGGCTGCTACCACTGCAGTTACTGTTTGTAGAAGAGATGGAGTAGGgaaatatcattattttatttcagggaAGCTGTTCAGTTCTCTACAGTGAGGATTATAGTCTGCAATCCAAAACAAAAGGAGGATTGagtcagtcttttaaaattaggAGGTCTTCATTATGTAGCATTTTCTTCGCTGTTTCAAATGTGTCTAACATTTAAGAGTTTTGCATATATTCTCATCTCTTCTTAACCCAGTGTGTGGCCATGAGCACATTTAAAGCTGGTTGAGGACACCGGGAGGGAATTTTGTAATTCATAAAATTTGAACCGTTCCTGAGGTGGTTGTGAGAGTTGCAGGAGATAATTATTAGAAAATGCTTAACACTATATCTGATATACaacaaatgctcagtaaatgcaaGCTGAAATTGCATTATTTTTAGAATGTAAAACCCAATATTTCCTTCATCACTAACTGTTTTTGAGAGTTATCTTCGATGTTGTCTCAACCAAAGCAAAGACTGCACACCACCTGTCCTGAAGTTGAGAAACCTTGTTTTAACTTATGTAAGTGCTCATATTATTAAGCACACAGAtgcaatattaattatttaggGTGAGTTGAAATCTGAAGAAATAAACTCTAGGATGACTGGATTATCTGATGTCATTAGACatttatttaatgtcattttataCATGTCATTGTTCTACAAAGGTTCCATTGAGCGAATGACTAAATTAGGTTGTCAGGATAGGACATGCTTTCACTTGGCAAGGAAAGAAGACAGAGTTAGAGTGTGTCTCAACTTTGTGACAACCCACGTAGTCCTAAAAGAAGCAAGGGAGTTGAGTCTGGGCTTACAAAGAGACTAGAGATACAAAGCACCTTCAGAGCTAGCAGTTGGCAGCCTAAGATGATCGAGTCTCTAGCAAGTAAGAGCTTGACTTGTTGctgaacaaagaaaatatccatgTCTCACAAGCAGTACCCTAGGCAGTCTCATTCCCTCTTACTCTTCACCCCAGTTCAGCAGACATTCTGCATTGGCTCTGGTCCTTGTTAGAATGAAAGAGGCTTGCTTCAAGGTATGTACTCCAGCCATTTAGGCCCTGCTTACTTCTAAGGAGGGGTTCTCTTCTCCAGGGGACTGAAAGGTGGCCAGCTTGGAGCTGGCTGCTGAAAGGGTTTATGAGCCAAACTCCACTTGGAAAATGGTAGCCAGGGGAAACCTCCAAGATGAGTATCTAATGCAATGACTTTAGATGGTATTTACCAATATCATCAAAGAACCCCCGCAAGAAACTCCATGTTCATCCCTCAGCAGCAAATGAGCTTCTCGTCTCTTTGCTTGGAGGGACACAGTTGCACGTTTACAAAAATTTATCTGAAGGGTAATTGTTTCCCCAGCTAGATCTAATTGTCTTGAATGTTGTAAGCACACTAGACAGCCAGAGTTAAGATTTAGTCGTTCCTCACCTTtgaatatgaaaattataaagagaGGATGAAATCACTGCTGGGGTGTGATGCCTTTCTTTGAAGAGGCTGTTTTTGAGAAAGCATTGTCTgtctgccctttctttctttctttctttctttttctttctttctttctttctttctttctttctttctttctttttttctctctttctctctttctctctttctctctttcttttgacagagtcttggtctgtcactcaggctggagtgcagtggcaccatctcggctcactgcaagctccacctcccaggttccgccattctcctgcctcagcctcccgagtagctgggactacaggctcctgccaccacgcctggctaatcttttgtatttttagtagagacagggtttcactgtgttagccgggatggtctctatctcctgacttcgtgatccgcctgcctcggcctcccaaaatgttgggattacagccgtgagccactgcacctggccgagaaagcgttgtttttcttttggcacCAATCCACGGTCACTTTTTGTTTTCCACCTtactctcttgttttcttccatGGAATATACACAGTGGGGAGCCAGGAAGCTGGGCCGTCAGGAAGGAATGCAcgtgggctgcagtgagcctggtcCTGTTCTCGCTCTGCCGGAATATCACAGAATCATGGCCTGGTTCTTGGAAATAATCTGTATGGATTAGACTACAGACTCACCTCTGCTAGGAGCTGGCTAGACCTAGGCCAGGCTGCTGTTGTTCTGTTTCCAAAAGAGCCTCCAGGGAACATTGGGAAACCGAGATGATAACAatctagaaaaaagaaacattagtcCACCAGCTCACTGGTAGGGAGGAGCATGAAGCTTTCATAGCAGTATTTCCCAAAGTGTTTTCAGTGGAATAACAGTGACAAAGAAATAGTCTCTGAAAAAATATGTGCACGGCCAAATTACATATGCTGGCCCTCCTCCAATCACCCAGAGCCCATGAAGGACTAAGGAAAGACACAGCAAAGAAACCTGTTCATCTTTGATTAATGCAGTGTTGCTTTAAATTTACTGggctttggaaatattttttaatatctaagTTTgggaatttttactttttcaagtatataaaaataattggccACAGGGACCAGAGAGGTAATTAAATTGACTGA
Coding sequences:
- the LOC126957221 gene encoding phospholipid-transporting ATPase VA-like gives rise to the protein MKKEGRKRWKRKEDKKRVVVSNLPFEGWSHKENPNRHHRGNQIKTSKYTVLSFVPKNIFEQLHRFANLYFVGIAILNFFPVVNAFQPEVNLIPVCVILAVTAIKDAWEDLRRYKSDKVINNRECLIYSR